Proteins encoded by one window of Candidatus Zixiibacteriota bacterium:
- a CDS encoding efflux RND transporter periplasmic adaptor subunit yields MKKKMIIVGVTLGVVLVGYYGVNALFATAVDIPTAQVKKGEFIVGLNVNGAIDAKQAFVLSTPRIRSLQLTWLAPEGSMVNIGDPVVKFDVTQVMTELSDQQTSLKINRTALERTTKEYTIQDKSLKLELQQAQRNYDEKKHDAPKLAEEAKLELELAQLNFQAKLDQIKSDVQKAELEVQRAQDKVNAAQKELEQLTVTAPIPGMVVYLEIWKGGSMSKVQAGDSPWPGQGLVNLPDLSEMIVRATASEVDASTIDSGQEVIVKLDAFPDRTYKGIVYKKGTLARKKEPNSKINVFDIDIAILDKDDSFKPGMSASGRIIIDRMNDIISVPLEAVFEKEGRPVVYRDDKKEMPIEVGRRNDMEIEVLSGLDGNESICLIDPTLDEAGLPGEKATEPELNRGRQSAPTAGQPPAGARVMTRKGR; encoded by the coding sequence ATGAAGAAAAAGATGATTATTGTCGGTGTAACTTTGGGCGTAGTCTTAGTAGGCTACTACGGTGTCAATGCCCTGTTTGCGACTGCCGTTGACATTCCAACTGCACAGGTGAAAAAAGGTGAGTTTATTGTCGGCCTTAATGTCAATGGCGCGATAGATGCCAAACAGGCATTCGTGTTGAGCACTCCAAGAATTCGCTCTCTGCAGTTGACTTGGCTTGCGCCCGAAGGCTCAATGGTCAATATCGGCGATCCGGTTGTTAAATTTGATGTCACTCAAGTCATGACCGAACTATCCGACCAGCAGACTTCGCTTAAAATCAACCGCACTGCGCTTGAGCGGACCACAAAAGAATACACTATCCAGGACAAATCATTGAAACTTGAGCTTCAACAGGCTCAGCGCAACTACGACGAAAAAAAGCATGACGCCCCCAAACTTGCCGAGGAAGCCAAACTCGAACTCGAACTGGCTCAACTTAACTTTCAGGCGAAACTCGATCAGATTAAATCCGATGTTCAGAAAGCGGAACTCGAAGTCCAGCGAGCTCAGGACAAAGTGAATGCCGCACAGAAGGAGCTTGAGCAGTTGACCGTCACTGCTCCGATTCCCGGTATGGTTGTCTATCTTGAGATCTGGAAGGGCGGATCGATGAGCAAAGTCCAGGCTGGCGACTCACCGTGGCCGGGACAGGGACTTGTGAATCTTCCTGATTTATCAGAAATGATTGTCCGGGCTACGGCATCCGAAGTCGATGCCAGCACCATAGACTCGGGACAGGAAGTTATTGTCAAGCTTGATGCTTTCCCCGACAGGACGTACAAAGGTATCGTTTATAAAAAAGGGACGCTGGCCAGAAAGAAAGAACCGAATTCAAAGATCAATGTCTTCGATATCGACATCGCAATCCTCGATAAGGACGACAGTTTCAAACCCGGCATGTCTGCTTCGGGACGGATTATCATCGACCGTATGAATGATATCATTTCGGTTCCGCTCGAAGCTGTCTTTGAAAAAGAAGGACGTCCCGTTGTCTACCGTGATGATAAAAAAGAAATGCCAATCGAAGTTGGCCGGCGCAACGATATGGAAATCGAAGTCCTCTCCGGGCTTGACGGTAACGAAAGCATCTGTCTCATAGATCCGACCCTCGACGAAGCCGGCCTACCGGGTGAAAAAGCGACCGAACCCGAATTAAACAGAGGACGTCAATCGGCGCCAACGGCAGGACAGCCGCCGGCTGGAGCCAGAGTAATGACTCGCAAGGGACGTTAA
- the mazG gene encoding nucleoside triphosphate pyrophosphohydrolase yields MHDLKKQVLDPAKTPFERLVRLMEILRSPEGCNWDRKQTHQSLLPYLIEETYEVIEAIESGNPDDLKEELGDLICQVVFHAQLAKEAGTFTVDDSIMSIVNKLLLRHPHVFEKRSNLDAQQVRDQWEKIKSRTDNKKPLLSGLPKSMPALTQAFRIGEKAGGVGFDWKESADVLEKIHEELKEVSEELSKPTLEKERLADEIGDLLFAVASLARKVGVDPESALKGSLSKFQYRFKQLEEVVKAEHKSFDGLTLDQLEAIWQQIKSKK; encoded by the coding sequence ATGCACGACCTAAAAAAACAAGTTCTTGACCCTGCAAAAACCCCTTTTGAGCGTTTGGTCAGGCTAATGGAAATTCTCCGCTCCCCTGAAGGGTGTAACTGGGATCGCAAACAGACTCATCAGTCTTTGCTTCCTTATCTCATCGAAGAAACCTACGAAGTTATCGAAGCAATCGAATCGGGCAATCCCGACGATCTGAAGGAAGAACTCGGCGACCTTATCTGCCAAGTCGTTTTCCATGCCCAGCTTGCGAAAGAGGCAGGGACATTTACGGTCGATGATTCTATCATGAGTATTGTGAACAAACTCCTACTGCGCCACCCACATGTCTTTGAGAAGCGATCCAATCTCGATGCCCAGCAGGTTCGCGACCAATGGGAGAAGATAAAGTCGAGAACAGACAACAAAAAGCCTCTATTGTCCGGGCTTCCCAAAAGCATGCCTGCCCTCACCCAAGCATTCCGCATCGGTGAAAAGGCTGGCGGGGTTGGCTTTGACTGGAAGGAATCTGCTGACGTTCTGGAAAAAATCCATGAGGAACTTAAGGAAGTTTCAGAAGAACTATCTAAACCGACACTTGAAAAAGAGCGTTTAGCAGATGAAATCGGCGATTTGCTCTTTGCCGTAGCATCGCTTGCCCGCAAAGTCGGAGTCGACCCCGAATCTGCTCTCAAAGGGTCTCTATCCAAATTTCAGTATCGTTTCAAACAACTGGAAGAAGTGGTCAAAGCCGAGCACAAAAGCTTCGACGGCCTCACTCTTGACCAGCTTGAAGCCATCTGGCAGCAAATAAAATCAAAAAAATAA
- a CDS encoding peptidase MA family metallohydrolase, which yields MFIKRMIATVVFLLVLTLQPAQTSAETLDHHESAHFSYHIAKSISLSAVDSALNYAKSHLTGLLQDTIDYRPSIYIVESPLLFDSLIGGKFPDWGAAAAIPHRKMAVIKSPRRFNISQSLQELLIHEYSHLALADRTGLFSAPRWFDEGLSMRASSEWDWSNNLAMSKAAVFNQLIPLSQIDDVNMFNENQAQTAYSTSFVAVNYLFDTYGVIVVNQFLDSISTGVSVDRALLYSTGSNYPDFEREFHVYLNSRFNAVSLLADTMYFWLIIALFFVVVGIVKYRQRRKFYKKWQDEERLQSTDFDYGDSDKPEQADLDDDERWRQ from the coding sequence ATGTTCATCAAGCGAATGATTGCGACTGTGGTTTTCCTATTGGTGTTGACTCTACAGCCTGCCCAGACAAGCGCGGAGACTCTGGATCATCATGAGTCCGCTCACTTCTCGTATCACATTGCAAAATCTATTTCCCTGTCCGCTGTTGACTCAGCTCTCAACTATGCAAAAAGTCATCTCACTGGACTTCTTCAGGACACAATCGATTACCGCCCATCCATTTACATAGTTGAAAGCCCGCTGCTCTTTGATTCACTTATCGGCGGCAAATTCCCTGATTGGGGAGCCGCGGCGGCTATCCCACACAGAAAGATGGCCGTTATCAAGTCCCCGCGCCGCTTTAATATCAGCCAATCACTTCAAGAACTCCTGATACACGAGTATTCCCATTTGGCATTGGCCGATAGAACAGGGCTTTTTAGCGCCCCACGGTGGTTCGACGAGGGTCTTTCGATGAGAGCGTCATCAGAATGGGACTGGTCGAACAACCTGGCCATGAGCAAGGCGGCCGTCTTTAATCAATTAATTCCCCTTTCACAAATTGACGATGTCAATATGTTCAACGAAAACCAAGCTCAGACCGCCTACTCCACATCGTTTGTTGCCGTAAACTATCTTTTTGACACATATGGAGTTATAGTCGTCAACCAGTTCCTTGATTCAATCTCGACAGGTGTCAGCGTGGATCGCGCTCTTCTATATTCCACCGGGTCTAATTATCCTGACTTTGAGCGGGAGTTTCATGTATATTTGAATAGTCGATTCAATGCTGTTAGTCTATTGGCGGATACGATGTACTTTTGGCTCATTATTGCGCTGTTTTTTGTAGTTGTCGGAATTGTAAAATACCGCCAGCGAAGGAAATTCTACAAAAAATGGCAGGACGAAGAGCGGCTTCAATCGACTGATTTCGATTATGGCGACTCCGACAAACCGGAGCAGGCCGATCTGGATGATGACGAGCGATGGCGTCAATAA
- a CDS encoding TolC family protein: MSRIYILGSSSLSRQLIAAVCIALCVHAPDAKARDLTLDEAIDIALGRTARGEMIKGNLEVAEQNYSAKRINFYLPAISINGSVPSYSSNKSYDEFFGQKGLVPRRNVDFNSFIELKQSLLTGGDLTVRANLLNQAERYPDFRAPFSLDSVVFDDTRRGFFDFSFSQPLLKPSSAKNELHNRRDDLEIAKVNRYEAEAALKKEVVEAYMGTLKTTLQSELYGNKLNAATLKTAIDSAKLIDGVVSEETYLTSTSTRLDAELQQFEIQTTAEQTKRDLAILLDIDVAEAINATEPVITNHFDPATKERLINGWESSVSIHKAEHEFFKAKRAADFSAAGHGLTGDLGLNYSFGRGKVETRRVDGVFNNDIKTSSYGISLNFKLPVFDGGSGSAAVKASRFQADQARLEYQRAQKTARAAIINLVNQIDVSYRRLEIFRKQIDLAQNRLSIAKGRYEDGQISEITYLGSKIFHLEARDKYLDELKTYLINRIDLESKFSS, translated from the coding sequence ATGAGTCGAATATATATCCTCGGAAGTTCAAGTTTATCCAGACAGCTGATTGCCGCTGTGTGCATTGCTCTGTGTGTTCATGCACCTGATGCCAAGGCGCGCGATCTGACTTTGGACGAAGCAATCGATATCGCACTTGGACGCACTGCCCGCGGAGAAATGATTAAAGGCAATCTCGAAGTCGCCGAACAGAATTATTCCGCCAAGCGTATCAATTTCTATCTTCCGGCGATTTCAATTAATGGATCAGTTCCGTCATACAGTTCAAACAAATCGTATGATGAATTTTTTGGCCAGAAGGGGCTGGTGCCAAGGCGGAATGTTGATTTCAATTCTTTCATCGAGTTAAAGCAGAGTCTATTAACTGGCGGCGATCTGACTGTCCGCGCGAATCTGCTTAATCAAGCGGAACGGTATCCGGATTTTCGCGCGCCCTTCTCTTTGGATTCGGTTGTGTTTGATGACACTCGCCGAGGTTTTTTTGACTTCTCATTTTCACAGCCATTGCTCAAACCATCGAGCGCAAAAAACGAACTGCACAATCGCCGTGACGATTTAGAAATAGCTAAAGTGAATCGCTACGAAGCCGAAGCTGCTCTCAAAAAAGAAGTGGTAGAGGCGTATATGGGAACACTCAAGACGACACTTCAATCAGAGCTCTATGGAAATAAACTGAACGCAGCGACTCTCAAAACGGCGATCGATTCGGCAAAACTGATTGACGGGGTCGTTTCAGAAGAGACATACTTAACATCGACCTCAACACGTCTCGATGCCGAGCTTCAGCAGTTCGAGATTCAGACCACAGCGGAACAGACAAAGCGCGATCTTGCTATACTTCTTGACATCGATGTCGCCGAAGCGATAAATGCGACCGAGCCAGTTATCACAAATCACTTTGACCCAGCGACCAAAGAGAGACTGATAAACGGATGGGAAAGCTCGGTTTCAATCCACAAAGCGGAACATGAATTTTTTAAAGCCAAAAGGGCTGCGGACTTTTCGGCGGCTGGACATGGGTTGACCGGCGACCTCGGGCTTAATTATTCCTTTGGACGAGGAAAAGTAGAAACACGACGGGTCGACGGCGTATTCAACAATGACATTAAAACTTCTTCGTATGGTATTTCCCTTAACTTCAAACTGCCTGTTTTTGATGGCGGCTCAGGAAGCGCCGCGGTCAAAGCCTCGCGCTTTCAGGCCGATCAGGCTCGATTAGAATATCAACGCGCCCAGAAGACAGCCCGCGCAGCGATTATTAATCTTGTCAATCAAATCGATGTCAGCTATCGCCGGCTTGAGATATTTCGGAAACAAATCGACCTCGCACAAAACCGTCTTTCGATCGCAAAAGGGAGATATGAAGATGGACAGATATCTGAGATAACCTACCTTGGAAGTAAGATTTTTCATCTTGAA
- a CDS encoding valine--tRNA ligase yields the protein MSNEIEPQPKKSSAYDPQEVEDRLYAQWLKKKYFHGDPISPKPAYSIVIPPPNVTSILHIGHALNVTIQDVLVRKHRMGGFEAEWLPGSDHAGIATQVLVERQLVKEGLTRREMGREKFLERTHEWAHKNKDTILEQIKKTGCSCDWDRTRFTLDPELSHAVTEVFKHLYNKGLIYRGNRIVNWCPSCKTSLSDDEVEHQNVDSHLWFIRYKVKGSDDYLTVATTRPETMLGDTALAVNPKDIRFKKYIGKSVILPILEREIPIIGDSYVDMEFGTGVLKITPAHDANDFEVGKRHDLPQINIFNIDGSLNDEAGKFKGLDRYEGRKQIVDELSRKNQMAKIDPYVLSARTCYRCHSMVEPLLSEQWFVKMAELARPALEAVKFGELTFYPEYWTKTYLHWMENIRDWCISRQLWWGHRIPVWYAEDGTMFISAERPSAKETKGYDPGTLVQDPDVLDTWFSSWLWPFSTFGWPNETPELKKFYPTKVLVTASEIIFLWVARMVMAGYEFMGKSPFSDVYIHGTVRDANGIKMSKSLGNGIDPLEIIEKYGADSLRISMILATPDGADPWISKNTFENGRNFVNKLYQVSRFVIMRLDGRPAELNKFDENDLVIFDRWILSRLERTIETVNKAFDEYRLAGASKTLYNFVWDDYCSWYIELIKPDQPGVSIRKTSLDVATYVLDKILKLMHPFVPFVTEEIYQQLIGDTEATITFGPWLENEKHYRDDALEDSLKQIQEVVTAVRGMRVELNVPPGKKADLHIRVREESHAELLQNHAEYFRSLARVENLTAGTTVKKPPFSASAVIAGAEIYLPLSGLIDIDVEKGRLQKNLNELKVQLEKLSKKMGNADFLANAPKDVIDKEKTKREDYEERIERLNRNLEQIMGW from the coding sequence ATGAGCAACGAAATCGAACCGCAACCGAAAAAGTCCTCTGCCTACGACCCTCAGGAAGTTGAAGACAGGTTGTACGCCCAGTGGCTGAAAAAGAAATATTTTCATGGGGACCCCATTTCACCCAAACCGGCATATTCCATTGTAATTCCCCCACCGAATGTTACATCGATTCTCCATATCGGGCATGCCCTCAATGTAACCATCCAGGATGTGCTTGTTCGGAAACACCGCATGGGCGGATTCGAAGCCGAATGGCTGCCTGGCTCAGATCATGCCGGTATCGCCACACAAGTGCTAGTTGAAAGACAGCTTGTAAAAGAAGGACTCACCCGGCGCGAAATGGGACGCGAGAAATTTCTTGAGCGCACCCACGAATGGGCCCACAAAAACAAAGACACTATTTTAGAGCAGATCAAAAAAACCGGATGTTCATGCGACTGGGACAGGACGAGATTTACCCTCGACCCGGAACTTTCCCATGCGGTGACCGAAGTTTTCAAGCATCTTTACAACAAGGGGCTGATCTATCGCGGAAACCGGATTGTCAATTGGTGTCCGTCGTGCAAAACATCGCTGTCAGACGATGAAGTCGAACATCAGAATGTTGACAGCCATCTCTGGTTTATCCGTTATAAAGTGAAAGGCTCCGATGATTATCTGACTGTGGCAACAACGCGTCCCGAGACGATGCTCGGTGACACCGCGCTGGCGGTAAATCCGAAAGATATTCGTTTCAAGAAATACATTGGCAAATCGGTCATCCTCCCTATTCTCGAACGTGAAATTCCGATTATCGGCGACAGTTATGTCGATATGGAGTTCGGCACTGGAGTGCTGAAAATAACTCCTGCCCACGATGCCAACGATTTTGAAGTCGGAAAACGGCATGACCTACCGCAGATTAATATTTTCAATATTGATGGCTCGCTCAACGATGAGGCCGGCAAGTTTAAGGGACTCGATCGGTACGAGGGGCGCAAACAGATTGTCGATGAACTGAGCCGCAAAAATCAGATGGCCAAAATAGATCCGTATGTTCTTTCGGCTCGCACATGCTATCGATGCCACAGCATGGTCGAACCGCTTCTGTCCGAGCAATGGTTTGTCAAGATGGCCGAGTTGGCCAGACCCGCGCTTGAGGCGGTGAAATTCGGAGAACTTACTTTCTATCCTGAATACTGGACCAAAACGTATCTGCATTGGATGGAAAATATCCGTGACTGGTGTATTTCGCGCCAACTCTGGTGGGGACATCGGATTCCGGTTTGGTATGCCGAAGATGGCACCATGTTCATTTCAGCAGAGCGTCCATCGGCTAAAGAGACCAAAGGGTATGACCCGGGGACATTAGTGCAGGATCCCGATGTGCTCGACACCTGGTTTTCCTCATGGCTCTGGCCGTTTTCGACATTCGGCTGGCCGAATGAAACACCGGAACTAAAGAAATTCTATCCGACAAAGGTTTTGGTCACGGCATCGGAAATTATTTTTCTTTGGGTGGCGCGCATGGTTATGGCAGGATATGAATTCATGGGCAAATCGCCATTTTCGGATGTCTATATTCATGGCACAGTGCGTGATGCCAATGGGATTAAAATGTCCAAATCTCTTGGCAATGGAATTGACCCGCTTGAGATCATAGAAAAATATGGCGCGGACTCGCTCCGCATCTCGATGATTCTGGCCACTCCCGACGGCGCTGATCCCTGGATAAGCAAAAATACATTCGAGAATGGGCGCAATTTTGTCAACAAACTCTATCAGGTGTCGCGTTTTGTTATTATGCGACTCGACGGACGCCCGGCCGAACTAAATAAGTTTGATGAAAACGATCTGGTTATTTTTGACCGCTGGATACTCTCAAGGCTTGAGCGAACAATCGAGACGGTGAATAAGGCCTTTGATGAGTATCGCCTCGCGGGGGCATCGAAGACATTGTATAACTTCGTTTGGGATGACTATTGTTCATGGTATATCGAGTTAATAAAACCCGACCAGCCCGGTGTGTCGATTCGGAAAACATCGCTCGATGTTGCGACGTATGTGCTTGATAAAATCCTGAAACTCATGCACCCCTTTGTGCCGTTTGTGACAGAGGAGATTTATCAACAGTTGATTGGCGACACCGAAGCAACAATCACTTTTGGGCCTTGGCTTGAGAATGAAAAGCATTACCGCGATGACGCGCTAGAGGATTCGCTCAAACAAATTCAGGAAGTGGTAACGGCCGTACGCGGGATGCGGGTGGAGCTGAATGTCCCGCCCGGCAAAAAAGCTGATTTGCATATCCGGGTAAGAGAGGAATCGCATGCTGAACTGCTTCAGAACCATGCCGAATATTTCAGGTCATTGGCGCGTGTCGAGAATTTGACCGCCGGAACGACTGTCAAGAAACCCCCTTTTTCGGCATCGGCGGTGATTGCGGGCGCGGAAATATATTTGCCCCTTTCGGGACTTATAGATATTGATGTCGAAAAAGGTCGCCTGCAGAAAAATCTCAATGAGCTTAAAGTCCAGCTTGAGAAACTCTCCAAGAAAATGGGGAATGCCGATTTTCTGGCCAATGCGCCGAA
- a CDS encoding ABC transporter permease: MDYSRVLQISVESLNSHKLRTLLTMLGVIIGVAAVISMLSIGEGAKQEALEQISILGINNIIVNAKTPEERPGIDENFQKSPGLSLEDGRNISEFKELVLNVVPQRFEPVTSIFHGGHEAAVRVVATTPEFTLSSSIEVQSGRFINDSDNADFTQVCVLGSKAKRSLFAFSDPIGKAVRIGDLDFTVIGVMADKYIGRGKVEGLQLKNFNEDVYIPFNTAQKKFDRTDLASNVTGGGGRGRFFIIDDGSTGQNYNTPEIDQLTVTVTNLKNVSGVTKLIERLLARRHSGVEDYEIVVPESLLRQTQKTQEIFNIVMGAIAGLSLLVGGIGIMNIMLATVLERTREIGVRRAVGATQNDIMRQFLIEAVTICLLGCTIGLILGLLISKGISVYAGWPTIVSALSIVLAVGVSTTVGVVFGLYPAQKAARLDVIESLRYE; the protein is encoded by the coding sequence GTGGATTATTCGCGCGTCCTTCAAATATCAGTCGAATCGCTCAATTCGCACAAACTCCGCACCCTTCTCACCATGTTGGGCGTTATTATCGGTGTGGCGGCGGTGATTTCCATGCTCTCCATTGGCGAGGGCGCCAAACAGGAAGCCCTGGAGCAGATTTCAATTTTGGGAATAAACAATATAATCGTGAACGCGAAAACTCCCGAGGAACGCCCGGGAATCGATGAGAATTTTCAGAAATCCCCCGGACTGTCTCTGGAGGATGGCCGAAATATCTCCGAGTTCAAAGAGTTAGTTCTCAACGTCGTGCCTCAGCGTTTTGAGCCGGTGACAAGTATTTTTCATGGGGGACACGAAGCCGCAGTGCGGGTGGTTGCCACCACTCCGGAGTTCACGCTCTCGTCATCAATTGAAGTCCAAAGCGGTCGGTTTATCAATGACAGCGACAATGCCGATTTTACACAGGTGTGCGTCTTGGGCTCAAAAGCAAAACGATCTCTCTTTGCCTTTTCCGATCCGATTGGTAAGGCAGTTCGGATAGGGGATTTGGACTTTACAGTCATAGGCGTAATGGCTGACAAATATATCGGACGGGGCAAAGTCGAGGGACTTCAGTTGAAGAATTTCAACGAAGATGTCTATATCCCGTTCAACACCGCGCAAAAGAAATTCGACAGGACTGATTTGGCCAGTAATGTGACCGGTGGCGGCGGCCGCGGCCGCTTCTTTATAATTGATGACGGCTCCACCGGACAGAATTACAACACGCCTGAAATTGACCAATTGACCGTGACCGTCACCAACCTCAAAAACGTATCGGGGGTGACAAAACTTATCGAGCGACTTCTTGCCCGCCGACACTCAGGTGTGGAAGACTATGAGATTGTTGTTCCGGAGTCTCTTCTCCGTCAGACACAGAAAACACAGGAGATATTCAATATCGTCATGGGCGCCATTGCCGGACTTTCTCTTCTCGTCGGAGGAATAGGAATTATGAATATCATGCTTGCGACTGTTCTTGAACGAACCCGCGAAATCGGAGTTCGGCGCGCGGTCGGAGCAACCCAGAATGACATCATGCGACAATTTCTCATTGAAGCCGTAACCATTTGTTTGCTCGGATGCACGATCGGATTGATTCTTGGTCTGTTGATCTCCAAGGGAATAAGCGTCTATGCCGGATGGCCGACAATTGTGTCTGCGCTTTCGATCGTGCTGGCTGTGGGGGTGTCGACAACTGTGGGAGTTGTCTTTGGACTGTATCCGGCACAAAAGGCCGCGCGGCTCGATGTCATAGAATCATTGCGTTACGAATAG
- a CDS encoding lysophospholipid acyltransferase family protein, with product MASISHSLEYFAARIGAFIANLLTSSQADAFGAGLGKLTYRLLASRRKIALENLRQAFNGSMSEAERVIIARKVFENMGRTVVELARLGKLKGETAKRIIKSGGAGKALIEVLSHGKGGIVVFGHFGNWELTGAWVAASGFPVDFMVAKQHNKYINSMVNTIRADLGGGIITSNASARQLFKTLKANRLAVIVADQHAPSGGVMVPFFGRMASTAKGPAYFSIRTGAPIIPLMMRREKYDSHILMRGDIIYPGSANNEETEILTITKKFTEFFEQTIRQYPDQWMWTHRRWKVQS from the coding sequence ATGGCGTCAATAAGTCACAGCCTCGAATACTTTGCGGCGCGAATAGGAGCATTCATCGCAAATTTACTCACTTCCTCACAGGCCGATGCTTTCGGAGCGGGCTTAGGAAAGCTGACATATCGTCTGCTTGCCTCACGCCGAAAAATTGCCCTCGAAAATCTCAGACAGGCTTTCAATGGCTCAATGTCTGAAGCTGAACGAGTCATTATCGCGCGAAAAGTATTTGAAAACATGGGCCGGACGGTTGTGGAGCTCGCTCGCCTCGGTAAACTCAAAGGAGAGACAGCCAAGCGGATAATCAAAAGCGGCGGAGCAGGAAAAGCATTAATTGAAGTACTTTCACACGGAAAAGGTGGCATTGTTGTCTTCGGCCACTTTGGAAATTGGGAATTGACAGGGGCTTGGGTCGCCGCATCGGGCTTTCCAGTGGATTTCATGGTTGCCAAACAACACAATAAATACATCAATTCGATGGTAAATACGATTAGGGCTGACTTGGGAGGAGGCATAATTACTTCCAATGCGAGCGCAAGGCAGCTGTTTAAGACCCTTAAAGCCAATCGCTTGGCTGTCATTGTGGCTGACCAGCACGCGCCTTCTGGCGGCGTCATGGTTCCATTTTTTGGCCGAATGGCCTCGACGGCGAAAGGGCCGGCATATTTTTCGATACGAACGGGAGCCCCGATTATTCCGCTCATGATGCGTCGGGAAAAGTATGATTCACACATTCTTATGCGAGGAGATATTATTTATCCCGGCTCGGCCAACAACGAGGAAACAGAGATTTTGACCATCACCAAAAAATTTACTGAATTTTTTGAGCAAACCATTCGTCAATACCCTGACCAGTGGATGTGGACGCATAGGCGATGGAAAGTGCAAAGCTGA